One stretch of Chitinivibrionales bacterium DNA includes these proteins:
- a CDS encoding Do family serine endopeptidase — MKQLTLSSLFIVSAVYVFSMYSSLSCSSSESGKSSVPSVSTKSGEGTAGKAFANESFKTVFADIAAKVTPSVVSVLLTKIDTVTYMQNPFYNFFSDSFFNSPFDFFFNQPQQPRRKKQPERREFRQEHALGSGVIVSQDGYILTNYHVVSGADEIKVKLSDERSFEAKIIGTDSLSDVAVIKIKEKVSQLPVADLGESSKLRPGDWALAIGNPFSLTSTVTLGIISALGREVGSTLYQNYIQTDAAINPGNSGGALVNIDGQVIGINTMIFTETGGFMGIGFAVPIDMARKVMDDLIRTGKVSRGWIGVSIQNLNQATRDALDLKEKGGVLIGDVYKGQPADKAGIRRGDVILSIADKAVGSANALKNIVADLSPGKTYPVVVFRNGKQLSLSITIVERNEKEIARLASAKGRQPEGGAVEKEKRLGLSVTDITDDIRKKYGLTPGEKGIAIVSVDPRVTDAREGLKEGDVIQQIKVKNTDFQPVASVKEFDQIIEKIHKGDPVMLLVLREATTFFIGFTVE, encoded by the coding sequence ATGAAACAATTAACATTGTCAAGCTTGTTTATCGTCTCCGCGGTCTATGTCTTTTCGATGTATTCCTCCCTGTCGTGTTCATCTTCGGAATCCGGAAAGTCATCGGTTCCCAGCGTTTCGACAAAGTCTGGTGAGGGAACGGCCGGGAAGGCCTTCGCCAATGAGTCTTTCAAGACGGTGTTCGCGGACATAGCCGCAAAGGTGACGCCGAGCGTGGTCTCGGTCCTGCTCACGAAAATCGACACCGTCACCTATATGCAAAACCCTTTTTACAATTTTTTCAGCGACAGCTTTTTCAACAGCCCGTTCGACTTTTTCTTCAACCAGCCGCAGCAGCCCCGCCGGAAAAAGCAGCCCGAAAGAAGGGAATTCAGGCAGGAGCACGCCCTCGGCTCCGGCGTGATCGTGTCGCAAGACGGGTACATTCTGACCAATTACCATGTGGTCTCCGGCGCGGACGAGATCAAGGTGAAATTGTCGGACGAGCGGTCGTTCGAGGCGAAGATCATCGGCACCGATTCGCTGTCCGACGTCGCCGTGATTAAAATAAAAGAGAAGGTAAGCCAGCTTCCCGTCGCCGATCTCGGCGAGTCCTCGAAGCTCAGGCCGGGCGACTGGGCGCTGGCCATCGGCAACCCGTTCAGCCTCACCTCCACGGTGACGCTCGGCATCATCTCGGCGCTCGGCCGCGAGGTGGGCTCCACCCTCTACCAGAATTACATTCAGACCGACGCGGCCATCAATCCGGGCAACTCGGGGGGCGCGCTTGTCAATATCGATGGCCAGGTGATCGGCATCAACACCATGATCTTTACCGAAACCGGCGGCTTCATGGGCATCGGATTTGCCGTCCCCATCGACATGGCGCGCAAGGTGATGGACGACCTCATCCGCACCGGCAAGGTGTCGCGCGGCTGGATCGGCGTTTCGATCCAGAACCTCAACCAGGCCACGCGCGACGCGCTTGACCTCAAGGAAAAAGGCGGCGTCTTGATAGGTGATGTTTACAAGGGGCAGCCGGCGGACAAGGCGGGCATACGGCGCGGCGACGTTATCCTCTCAATTGCGGATAAGGCCGTCGGTTCCGCCAACGCACTCAAAAACATCGTTGCCGACCTTTCGCCCGGTAAGACGTATCCCGTCGTGGTGTTTCGCAACGGCAAGCAACTGTCGCTTTCGATCACTATCGTTGAGCGGAACGAAAAGGAGATTGCACGGCTCGCATCGGCAAAAGGGCGGCAGCCCGAAGGCGGCGCTGTTGAAAAGGAGAAACGGCTCGGCCTGTCGGTGACGGACATAACCGACGACATCAGGAAGAAATACGGTCTCACTCCCGGTGAAAAAGGCATCGCAATCGTTTCGGTCGACCCGCGCGTCACCGACGCGCGTGAAGGGCTCAAGGAGGGCGACGTCATTCAGCAGATCAAGGTCAAGAACACCGATTTTCAGCCGGTGGCTTCGGTGAAAGAATTCGACCAGATCATTGAAAAGATTCACAAAGGCGACCCGGTCATGCTGTTGGTACTGCGTGAAGCGACAACATTCTTTATCGGCTTTACGGTGGAATAA
- a CDS encoding VTT domain-containing protein encodes MLFIVLYAVTSLAMVPGTGMTLIAGFLFPPAAAIAASSVGGLAAAACAFWIARRFASKRVENWLHGNAKYERYNSYIRRHETTVLILSRLMPFFPHVVLNYTFGLSRIPFWSYSFWTWLCMLPGTAMYVLIAHGIGSSLLSGHILFAFLLSLGLAAMLVCLAW; translated from the coding sequence ATGCTCTTTATCGTTTTGTACGCCGTGACGTCTCTTGCGATGGTCCCGGGAACGGGGATGACCCTTATCGCAGGATTTCTTTTTCCCCCAGCTGCCGCAATAGCCGCTTCAAGCGTCGGCGGCCTTGCCGCGGCGGCGTGCGCCTTTTGGATCGCCCGAAGGTTCGCTTCCAAACGTGTGGAGAATTGGCTGCATGGCAACGCAAAATACGAGCGGTACAATTCATATATAAGAAGGCATGAGACCACAGTTCTCATATTGTCAAGACTCATGCCCTTCTTCCCTCACGTGGTATTAAATTACACGTTCGGCCTGAGCAGAATTCCATTTTGGTCATATTCGTTCTGGACATGGCTTTGCATGCTTCCCGGCACCGCGATGTACGTTCTCATCGCACACGGCATCGGTTCGAGCCTGCTCTCGGGCCATATTCTCTTCGCTTTCCTGCTTTCGCTTGGGCTTGCGGCGATGCTCGTCTGCCTTGCATGGTGA
- a CDS encoding TonB family protein — protein sequence MGAAQAKTDKEKSDEELSELLSSLKPHPVSEISAGRNFKYNWYIQHIVSKVEEHWRPPYDLTGHEVSVVVTFTISGDGRISPAAITTSSGIPLLDNLAMAAIASAAPFGQLPLGFSGNRLDIRYT from the coding sequence ATGGGGGCGGCGCAGGCGAAAACAGACAAGGAGAAATCGGATGAAGAACTTTCGGAATTATTATCATCGCTTAAGCCGCATCCGGTTTCCGAAATATCGGCGGGCCGGAATTTCAAATATAACTGGTACATTCAGCATATCGTCTCCAAGGTGGAGGAGCATTGGAGGCCGCCGTACGACCTCACCGGCCACGAGGTCTCGGTCGTCGTCACCTTCACCATATCCGGGGACGGCCGGATTTCGCCGGCGGCCATCACCACTTCGTCTGGCATTCCATTGCTTGACAATTTGGCAATGGCCGCCATTGCATCGGCTGCGCCCTTTGGGCAACTACCGCTGGGCTTTTCCGGCAAC